A window of the Methanoregula sp. UBA64 genome harbors these coding sequences:
- a CDS encoding PIN domain-containing protein encodes MTGILIDSYAWIEIFKDTPWGRRALARIENSSSCYVSALTLYELQYRLSDLYGNKKTGSLLATIIAHNDIIPIDMQIAIAAGSVKAEQKRAGSSMGAVDCLILATAREYRLKILTGDRHFAGFEETVNV; translated from the coding sequence GTGACCGGCATCCTCATCGATTCGTATGCATGGATTGAGATCTTTAAGGACACCCCGTGGGGAAGACGGGCACTCGCCAGAATCGAAAATAGTTCCTCCTGTTATGTCTCGGCGCTCACGTTGTACGAACTCCAATACCGCTTAAGCGATCTGTACGGGAACAAAAAAACCGGCTCCCTGCTAGCAACAATCATCGCTCATAATGATATCATCCCCATCGACATGCAGATCGCGATCGCTGCCGGATCTGTCAAAGCCGAACAGAAACGGGCCGGCTCTTCCATGGGTGCCGTGGACTGCCTGATCCTGGCAACAGCGCGGGAATACCGTCTCAAAATCCTTACCGGCGACCGGCACTTTGCCGGTTTTGAAGAAACCGTTAATGTATGA
- a CDS encoding AbrB/MazE/SpoVT family DNA-binding domain-containing protein — MKRTSRPHGRHPLSAGVSEPAAEYAAGPVVTIDATGRMVLPKKIREHYGADRFVVRETEGHIELVPVKPLRSLLGILPDLDLKAIYRDHDREVAEEDEE, encoded by the coding sequence ATGAAACGCACGTCCCGGCCGCATGGCAGACACCCGCTAAGCGCCGGTGTCAGCGAGCCGGCAGCGGAATATGCAGCCGGTCCCGTGGTAACCATCGATGCAACCGGGCGCATGGTTCTTCCCAAAAAAATCCGGGAGCACTACGGCGCCGACAGGTTTGTGGTCCGGGAAACGGAAGGGCACATCGAACTGGTCCCGGTCAAGCCCCTCAGATCGCTCTTGGGGATACTACCCGATCTGGACCTCAAAGCCATCTACCGCGATCACGACCGCGAGGTTGCAGAGGAGGATGAGGAGTGA